The following DNA comes from Mucilaginibacter jinjuensis.
GCCGCTACACCGTACGAGGCATAAAACCTAAAGATAGGCAGTTTAAGCTGGAAACCAATTTCGGCACTCATCCCATTTACACTTCGCTCGTTAATGGTTACCGGATTGTTATAAGTGGTATAAAATTTCTGGTTTACAATAGGTACTGTGTTTGAGGTTATGGGGTAATTGCCTATCAAACTCACATCTGTTTTGGCGGTGTTATAACCCGCCGCGATGTAAGGTGTAAAAAATAAGATTTGCTTAGAGAAAATAGCTTCGAACAAAAAGCTGTTCACATGGCCGTCTATCGCCTGGCCGCTAAAATCGTTTGATTGTTGCGCATCGGCAGGCACTGCACCATTCTCTGGTTGTACGTTGAGTGATTTATTGTAATTAAGCTTGTTGTAGCTAAATGCCAAAGCGAGATCGAAGGGGACAATTTGACCTGCTGAGCCAAAAAAATCCTTCATCACATTGTGTTTAATGCCAAAGCCAAGCATCGATATAGAACCAATATCATCGCTCACTTTTACTTTGGGTATTGCCCTAACTGTAACATCGGTATTTTGAATGAGGCCGACTGTAAGTTGTAGCTGTGGTGCGGGAACAACTGATGATAGCTGGCCGCTTGGCAGGTTAAATGAGGTTACTTTGTTACCGTTATTATCGTAAACATTCATCAGCGGGCCATCTGTTTTGGTATTGCCGCTAAAGGTTGGTGCAATGGTGTTTGATGCATTATCCGGCCTTACACTGTTAGAAAGGCCAATCTTTGTAACATCAAAGGTTCGGTCTGATTGGGGGACGAAGACTGCGGTAGCGGTAATCCGCAGGTCGAAGTGTAGTAGTCCGTTGGTTTGCGCGGTGTTGGTCCAACCGCTGTTCATGCCTAAGCCAAGTCCTTTAAATAATGGCCTGCCGTAGGCATCAACCAGTTTGGTGGCATCCGCCGGGCCTGACTTTAATAATTCATCGAATCCGTTTTGTGCTTTTGTAATACTTGCAGCTAATAAAAAGAAAGCAGTAAGGGCTAAGAATTTGTTTTTCATGGTTTTAGGGGTTTTGTAATGACAACGTTTGTGTGTAACTATGGTTTAAAATATTTAACGTTCGATTAAAAAGGCGCAAAGATAATTTTATTATGAAAAACCTGATAATAGGTACTTATTAAAAAACGAGTATTTTTGCTGCAATGACAGAGGAAATAGACTCGTACGAACAGGACGAACAGGATTTGTATGAGCACTTTCGGATTATAGTTGACAAGGGCCAGTCGCTTTTGCGTGTAGATAAGTTTTTAATGTCGCGCATTGAAAACGCTACCCGTAATCGCGTGCAAAATGCTATAGAGCAGGGTAACGTACTGGTTAATCAGAAAGAAATTAAATCGAGCTACAGGGTTAAACCTAATGATATAATATCGGTAGTATTGCCACACCCGCCGCGCGATACCGAAGTTTATCCCGAAAATATCCCGCTTAATATAGTTTATGAGGACGATGATCTGCTGGTAATTAACAAACCTGCAGGTATGGTTGTGCATCCGGGTTATAATAATTATACCGGCACGTTGGTAAATGGTTTAGTTTACCATTTTCAACAATTACCGCAGCTGCCGGGCAACGATGGCAGACCGGGATTGGTGCATCGGATTGATAAAGATACTTCGGGCTTATTGCTGATCAGCAAGAACGAGCGTTCTATGACCTACCTGGCGCGCCAGTTTTACGATCATACTATTACCCGCAAGTATATAGCCTTAGTTTGGGGTGATCTGGAAGCAGATGGTACCGTAACAGGCTATATAGGCCGCAGTGTGAACGATAGGAGGGTGATGTCGATATATGACGACCCTGAGAAGGGAAAATGGTCTGTAACGCATTATAAGGTTCTGGAGCGCTTTACCTATGTTACCCTAATTGAGTGTCAGCTCGAGACCGGCCGTACCCATCAGATCCGTGCGCACATGAAACACATTGGGCACTCGTTATTTAGTGATGCCATGTACGGCGGCGACAAAATATTAAAGGGTACCATGTTTGGTAAGTACAAGCAGTTTGTTGAAAATTGTTTTGAACTGATGCCACGCCAGGCCTTGCATGCACAGACTTTAGGTTTTAAACATCCATCTAAAAAAGAATATATGCATTTCGAATCTGCTTTGCCAGAGGATTTTGAGTCGGTTTTAAACAAGTGGAGAAAATATATTGGTACTCCGGCAGATCAAAACGCTTAAATTATTGTTCTGCATTTATCAATGAAACCTCTTTTCATCAATTTCAACGGAGAACTTATCCCTGCGGATAGCAAGGTACTTACCGTAACCAACAGATCCTTTAGGTATGGGGATGGTGTTTTTGAGAGTATGCGCCTGCTTAAAGGGCAGCTGCAATTTCCGCAATTACATGCCGACCGTCTGCAGGCCGGTATGAAAGCCCTTAAGATGGATGGCTATTCGCAAATGGACGATTGGTTTCTGAAAGAGAAAGCGGCCGATCTGGCTATCCGTAATAAAATCAAAAATGGCCGCATCCGCCTAACTGTTTACCGTGATGCGGAAGGTTTATATACACCAGCAGATAACAAAGCAAGTTACTGCATGGAGCTGGAGCCGATTGAGCATGATTATTATGAGATGAATAACCGTGGCCTAATTATGGATGTGTTTACAGAATTAGCCAAGCCGCTTAATTACCTATCTAACTATAAAACCTGCAACTCACTGGTATATGTAATGGCGGGCATCTATAAAAGCCAAAACAAACTGGATGATGCTTTTTTATTGAACCAGAATGGATTTTTGTGCGAGGCCATTAGCTCTAATATATTTGTTTGGTATAACAGCCATTTATATACCCCTGCTTTAAGCGAAGGCTGTGTAGGCGGCATAATGCGCCAGGTGGTAATTGATCTGGCCCTTAAGCTGGAAATACCCGTTACCGAAGCCCAGATAAACCCCAATATACTTTATGAAGCCGATGAAGTGTTTTTAACCAACGCCACCTGTGGTATACAATGGGTAATGGGTTTTGGTGTAAAACGCTATTTTAATACGTTGAGTAAAAGTTTGGTTGATGAGTTGAATAAACTCTAAAGGAATCAGGAATCGAGAGTCAAGAATCAAGACAGAAACTTAACTAAAGTTACTTTATGATCGTCATTGCGAGGAACGAAGCAATCCCCGATCTGAAGAGCCGCTCTGTAATGTTCGCGATTGCTTCGTTCCTCGCAATGACGTGCTTTTTATAAATCGAAAATCAATTATACAAACTCCCCTTTACTAACCGTGGCATAAATACTATCCCAAAGGTTAATACGTTCTTGCAGCGCTTCTGTAACTGCCACTTCGGCTTCGGCCCATTTGGTTTCGTCGTTGCCGCAAAGTTCGGCAGTCATTTGGTAGGCAAGGTGCGAATGATGGTCGCCATCAACTTCAATATGGCGCTCTAAGTAATATAAGAAAGTATCTACTTTACCCGGAAATTGCTTGTTAATTTCTTTTACCAGGCTGATGAACATACCCGGAATCAAATCCTCGCGACCGAATGTAAACACGGCTGCCTGTAAGTGTGGCTTATTGGTGTTGATAACCTCGAAGGTATGCTGCACAAAATTACGGGCAGAAACCGGAATGTCGGCAATGATCAGTGCCTCGTCTATAAACTTACCGCTTGATAATTCGAATAATAAGCTGTCGATAGCATCACTTGCGGCACCGGCTTGTTTCATTGCTTTTAAATAAAGCTCAAAGTGGCTGCCGCGGTTGCCATGTTGGTCTACATCACTTTCTTCGCCGGTTACAATCTCATTAATGAGGTAGCGGGTATTGGCATTGCCAACCGGGATCCAAGGCAACTGTACACAGGTAAGGCCTATTTGCAACGATTTAAGCAATGACATAAAATCCCATACGGCAAAGACGTGGTGCTGCATAAAAACATGTAAATCATCAAGCGAAGTAATTTGCTGATACAATGGGTGGTTGGTCAGTTTTTCGCGAAATGGGGTTATTGCTGTTTTAAGCTGCTCAATTCTCTGCTCGGGTGTCATCATCTGCTTATAGTTTGCCGCAAAAATAGAAAGGCAATTGATTAGGTAATAGTTTATTATGTTTTATGACGGTCTATTGATGTTCACTGGTTCATTGGTTCAGTTGTTCAGTGGTGCTTATATCCCAATAAACTAATGAACCAGTGAACAAATGAACTTTTCGGGTCTGGGGGCTATAATCTCACTCCCCTTAAAAATTCCTCAACACCCATCCGTTTCTTACCCTCCAGCTGAATATCGGTTACATGGATATAGCCATCTGTGCAGGCAAATTTTAAATAGGTTTTGTTGTCGGTGCTATAAGTGCCCGGTATTGCATCAACAGTCGCAACCTCTTTTGTCGAGGTGTAAATTTTCAGGATCTTACCATTCAGTTCCGTAAACGCAGTAGGATAAGGGCTTAGGCCGCGAATGAGGTTATACACCTGTTCAACGGGCTTATTCCAGTCAACCTTGCAATCTTCTTTGAAAATTTTAGGGGCATGTTTGGGTTCTGCACCTTCCAGTAAGTGTTCCTGTGGCTGCTCGGTGTACTTATCGCTCTCTACAGCTTTAACGGTTTTCACCAGTAGACCGGCGCCTTTGTTCATCAGTTTATCGTGTAAGTCTCCGGCTGTAAAATCTTCAGGGATGGATACCTTTTCGGTAAACAGGATGTTGCCGGTATCAATTTGTTGTTGCAGAAAGAAGGTGGTTACACCACTCTCTTTTTCACCGTTAATAACTACCCAGTTAATCGGCGCTGCACCACGGTATTGTGGCAACAACGATGCGTGCAGATTAATAGTTCCTTTAGGCGGCATACTCCAAACAACCTCCGGCAACATACGGAAGGCAACTACTACTTGTAAATCCGCTTTCAGCGCCTGAAGTTCCTGTAAAAAATCAGGGTCGCGCAGCTTCTCAGGTTGTAATACTTTGATATTATTTACAACAGCATATTTTTTTACTGCCGACTCATTCAGCTTTTGCCCGCGTCCGGCCGGTTTATCAGGTGCAGTAATTACCGCTACCACTTCGCAGCCCGCTTGTATCAGTGCATCAAGAGATGCTACTGCAAATTCGGGCGTGCCCATAAATATTATTCTCATATCGTTTGATGATTAGTCATTGGTCAATAGTCATTAAACCGTGCGCTCAACCCAGCCCGTCATTGCGAGGTACGAAGCAATCCCCGACTGGCAGAGCGGCTCTGTAGTGTTCGCGATTGCTTCGTACCTCGCAATGACGGCGCGGAGGCTAACAACAGTTTACTGGTATAAGAGATACTTCTCTCTTGTTTGTTTAAATACGCTTAAAGCTGGTTCCCAACTCTGTCTGATTTCACGCTCACTCAATCCCGATTCAATCTGTTTTCTCAACGTTTCATTCCCAACCAGTTTGGTAAAGTAGGCGTTGAAGTAATGTGTTTGATCGGGGTAGTTTTTGTACAATGTTATTAACCAGTTTAAGTTTAATTTGCCCGATCTTCTCAGTAAATCGGTATCATAGCTTTGCAGATCAATGCCATAACATAACCTGTCTTTCAAAGGAGGGTTATCACTTTTGCCGGGCATGCTCACAGGTGTAAAGGTAAACTTATAAGTGCCCTTAAAACCCGGGTGACCAACTACTGTGAACGGAAAATCAGTACCTCTACCTAAACTCATGACTGTACCTTCAAACAAACAAACGCTTGGATATAGTGCAATAGACTGCTGCGAATTTAAGTTGGGCGATGGGTACACCGGTAACTCGTAACCCATTTTGTGGTTATAGTTGGCCACTTTGATAATTTTAAGTTTGCACTGTACGTGATTGTTGAGCCATCCTTCGCCGTTAATCATTTGGGCATATTCGCCAATAGTCATGCCGTGTGCAATAGGAACAGGGTGCATGCCTACGAATGAGCGGTAGGCTGTATCTAAAACAGGTCCGTCAACCAGGTAGCCATTAGGGTTAGGGCGGTCGAGGATCATCAGTTCGATGTTGTTTTCGGCACAGGCCTCCATTACGTAATGCAGGGTAGAAATATAGGTATAGAAACGTGCGCCCACATCCTGAATATCAAAGATCATGAGGTCGATGCCTTTCAGGTCGCCAGCAGTAGGTTTATTGTGCTTGCCATAGAGTGAGATAATAGGTAGCCCGGTTTTGCTGTCTACATCATTATTCACGGTAGCGCCGTCGCTGTTGTTACCACGGAAACCGTGCTCGGGGCCGAAGATCTTTTTGATAGATACACCCAGTTTCAACAAACTATCGGGGCTTGGCGTAAGGTTTTTACCGATAACCGAAGTTTGATTAACCACCATGCCGATATTTTTACCTTGCAGATAGCCCAGGTATTGATCAGTTTGATCTGCACCCGGAATAGGGTTGCCACCTAAGCCGTAATGATGCAAATGGGTTACCCTGTGTGTAGGCAAGTAAGTGGTGTGGCTAACATTAGTGTGTACAGTTGTTTTGTGCTTTGCCGATTTGTGGCTAACAGACTTGTGACTAACTGATTTATGGCTACTCGTTTTATGACTGCTTGTAGTATGTGTGCTGGTATATTTAGTCGTCTTTTTATGTTGCGCCGCAGAAGCATTGCTAAGCAGGCCAAGTGCAATTATAAAGCTGAAAATTTTATTCATAGGTTGGTATTAAAAACAATGGCGCAATTGCTGCATTTAATAGCAAAAGCGCATATTTGCGAAAGTACAAAAAAAACGAACTGACTTGAGTTTTTCATCATTCATAGCCGGCAGGATCTCTTTCAAATCAAAACGCACATTTTCTAAATTGATTGTGCGCATCGCCATCATCGGTATTATGCTGGGGTTGGGGGTGATGATCCTTTCTGTAGCTATCGTAAAAGGCTTTAAGCAGGAGATCAGGGAACGGGTTAGGGGCTTTTCTGGCGATATCCAGGTGATTAAGTTCGATAACAATAACTCGTACGAGAACTCGCCTTTCAGTAACGATCAGCAGTTTATCAGCCACGCCAAAAAGAGTTTCAATATTGCCAATGTAATGCCCTTTGCCAGCAAACCGGGTATTATTAAAGCAAATGATGAAATTGAGGGGGTAGTACTAAAAGGCGTTGATAAAACTTACGACTGGACCTTTCTGAAAAAAGCCTTAGAAACCGGTAGCGTAATGGACTTCAGCGATTCTGCTGATGCTACCAAACAGATTATGATTTCGCGTTATACGGCGGATAGGTTAAAACTGAAAGCAGGTGATGATATGGTGATGTATTTTGTACAGGAGCCCTTACGCAAGCGAAAATTCACTATTAAAGGGATATTTAATACAGGTGTTGATGAGGTTGATAAAACATACGTTATTGCCGACCTGTCGCTTATCAGGCGTTTAAATAACTGGAAGCCAGATGATGTGGGCGGCTTTGAAGTACGTGTAAAAGACTTCGAATACTTACAGGAAGCATCTAACCACCTGAATGATATTTTACCTGCTAAACTGCGCTCATACACTGTAAGCGAAACTTATCCTACCATATTTGAGTGGCTGCAATTGCTTGATGTAAACGCCCAGGTAATGCTGGTATTAATGCTGGCTGTGGCGGTAATTAACATGATTTCGGCCTTACTGATAATGATACTCGAGCGCACCTCCATGATTGGCATGCTCAAAGCACTCGGTGCCACCAACTGGACTATACAACGCATCTTCTTATACAACGCCAGCTATCTCATAGGTGTTGGTTTGGTGTTGGGTAATTTGTTTGGATTGGGTTTGGGCTGGTTTCAGTCTAAAACACATTTTTTCAAGCTCGACCAAGCATCGTATTACATGAAATTTGTACCTGTAGAAATTTCGGCGCAGGACGTATTGTTGCTTAATGCAGGTACTTTAACTATCTGCCTGCTGGTGCTTATTATCCCGTCGCTGCTGGTAACCCGTATATCGCCGGTTAAGGCTATCAGGTTTAAATAAGAAGAGTAAACTGAATAGCGATGCACTGATGTAATTATTACATAGAGTGAATCACATTCTGTTTTGCGTTAAGAATAGGAGCGGATACCGTCCGCCTATCGGCGGATAATGCCTGTCCAAAGGACTCCTACGGAGTGCAGTATGAGCGTATAGCCTGGCCTGTAAGGCAACGCCCTCATAAATGTTGCTCTTATGAGCTTTCATTCCCGAGCAATAAAAACGTAATGTTATATTACTTTTTGGAGGTTGAAAAGCTAAGTTTAAGATTTATACCGCTTGCACCAAACTTAATATCCTGCGAACCCAAACCACTAAGCGGGTATTTTAAGAAAGGCTCAATTACCAAATGGTTTTTACCCAGTGGATAACCCATACCGAACGAGAAGTTAAGTGTGCGGGCAAAATCAAACGAACCAAAATGTTGGCTTGAAGTATTTTCCTGCGTTTGTTGCGCCACATTGTTAACCGCATTAAGGCTTAACGAATTGTTGACCGATGGATAAACATTATTGCCATTGGTATAAGCAGAGTGATATGTTTCATTAATATAAGTACCCGAGCTTATACCTGCCGAGATGTAAGTATCATTCTTTTTGGGATTAAACTGGTATTTAATATTGATGGGTATATCCAGGCCCACTAAGCTGGCATTGTAACTTTGAACCTCGGGCGCAGCGCTTTTGAGCGACGTTATCAGGCTGTACGAGGCCATTACTGATGCTGATCTGCTAACCATTGCCAATGCCTGGTTGCTGATTTGCTGAGGGATATTATTATCGCTGCTATAGCTTAACCTGTTTTGCCCGATAGAGATGCCAGTGCTGATCTTGAAATTATCACTTACCCTAAAATCGGACGAGAAACCACCGCCTACGCCCAGCTGGCTTTGGCTGCCTTTGGCATAGTTAAAATAAGTTGCTGCGTATAAACTCATAATAACAGCTTTATCACTTTTTGCTGTTTCGCTCTTTTTATTGGTTGTAGCGTTTTTTGCCAATGCTTGTCGGCGGGCATCGTCAGCAGCTATCATTTTTAAAACCGGGTCTGTTTTTTGTACCACAACTGATACCTGTGTGGCCTTTTCTGGTTGTTTTGCAACGGCCACTTTGGCTGCCTGCATTTCAACGCTGTCTGTAACATCTGTATTTTGAGAAGCTGCAACAGGTTGTGGTTTTACTTTGGTAAAGCTTTGGGCTGTTTTATCAGTTTTTGCACCTTCAAATAAATCATTGTCCGCAACCTTTTCGGGTATTATAATTTCGGCTTGAGATGAGGCTATTTTATGTTTGCCCTGCGCAGTTTGTTTAGATGGGTTTAAAGAGGCACTATATAAAGAGCTGTTTATAGGCTGAGATGAATTTTTATCAATATGTTTTTTATTCCGGGTTGTGGCAACCTGATTCAATTTACCATTTAAAGCAACCCGATCTTGCTGCTGATTAGCCGCATCAGATGTTAATGTGTTGGTTGTAGCAGATGTTGATTGTGCTGCTGTGTTTTTATTAACGGCGACAGCCTCGCCTGTATTTGCAGGTACAGTTTCTGTAATATTATTGCCGGTTATTTTATGATTGCTAGCGGTTTGTTGTATTGTATTTTGCGGATAAAAGAACCATGTACCCAGGCACAGTAATGCCACTGCAGCGGCCGAATACCACCACCAGGCTATAGCCCTGCGTCTCTTTTCTTCCGGAAATCTTTGGCGCAGCAATTCCCACCCCGCATTGGCAGTATCATCCTCATAGTGGTCAAACACCTCCCGGATGCGGTTTTTTAAGTCGTTATCCAGTTTATCGCTCATGTTGCTGCGCTTCTGCGTTAATAATATTTCTCAGTTTCTCTTTAGCTCTGCTCAGGTAAACCCTTGATGAGCTTGATGGTATTTCTAAGGTCTCGGCAATTTCATCGTGCGAGTACCCGTCAATTTCGTACATGTTAAAAATGGTACGTTGTATAGGAGGCAATACCTCCATCATCTTTAAAATATCAGCGGCATCTAACCGCCCGGCCGGGTTGGTTGTGGTGTAAACCTGGATGCTGTCATTAATTTCCAGGTTTAGCTGGTGTTTCATATCCTTACGTCGCCTGTCAATACTTGTATTTACTACAATTGCACGCAGCCAGGCTTTAAATGCCTTACCCTGATCATAACTGCCGATGTTATTAAACACTTTTATAAAAGCGTCATTTACAGCCTCTAAAGCATCGTCTCGGTTAAAGCTGTAACGCAAACTGATACCCATAGCATAGCCATAGTACTGCTTATACAGCAATTCCTGGTATTTAAGGCTGCCTTTTTTGCATTGTCTGATCAGTTCATCTTCAGCAATGCCACGGGTGTTTTGCATTAATTAAAATTCGGCCCTGCTGATGATTTATGCACTTGTTATTAAGGGCATTACGCATCAAGAGCTTATAGTGATACAACAGATTACTTAAATGTCACAAAAATAATATATCAGCTTTCTAATATATAGCAACGGCATCTGTCAACAAACAGTTTAAGGGGTATTATAGACAAAGCCTCCCGATTTTTCGGAAGGCTTTTATAAAATTAAAGGAGTAGTTAAAACGCAGTTTAATTAGACTTTTTAAGAATGTACTGATACGCTAAAGTATCAGACGCAGCCTGGAACTGAAAATTTGTACCATCATAAATATATTGGTATGTGCCTGCCAGGTGTATTTTAGGCAGTGTACCTGTTGCGTTAGCCGGTACGGTTTTATCAATAAATTGTATGTAAGTACCATTTAAAGCAAAATCGCCGTAGCTGCCTGCATGGTAAAGTACGGTATCGCCGGTAACTTTATAACCTGTAGACTGGCTAATGGTTAAAGTGAGGTTGCTTCTTTTGGTGGTATCAAGTTTTTGGGTAAGCGGGTTAAGGTGCACAACTCTAAATTCGCCGCTAAATGTACCTGTTGGTACCGGGGTAGGAGTCGTGTCGTTGTTTTTCATACAGCTGCTTAGGGCCATAATAACAAAAGGTAGTAAGTATATTAATTTACGCATAAAAAATTTATTCTTTACTTGGGGTACGTTGCTTTTGATACAAACGTTACAGCAGTTAAAAATATTTTATAACTTTTTTGCTTCGTTCCAGTACACGTCCATTTCGGCCAGTGTCATATCGTGTAATTGGCGGTTATTTTCTTTGGCCTTGCTTTCGAGGTACTGAAAACGCTTAATAAACTTACGGTTTGTTTTTTCGAGCGCATTCTCGGGGTTAATATCCACAAAGCGGGCATAATTAATTAACGAGAACAGCAGATCGCCAAATTCGCCCTCTGCTTTTTCAGCATCAATAGTTTCACCTTCGGGCACATTAAACTCATCCTTAAACTCCTGGATCTCTTCTTCAACCTTTTCCCAAACCTGGTCTTTATTTTCCCAGTCGAAACCAATACCACGTGCCTTTTCCTGTATCCGGGCAGCCTTTACCAATGCCGGTAAAGAGGCTGGTACTCCCCCTAAAACAGATTTATTACCTTTTTCTTTCAGCTTAATTTGCTCCCAGTTGCGTTTTACATCGTCCTCGTTATTAACGGTGGTATCGCTATAAATATGGGGGTGGCGGTTAATCAGCTTATCGCAGATGCCATTCAGTACATCAGTAATATTAAAATCGTTGGTTTCTGATCCTATTTTGGCATAAAACACAAGGTGCAGCATAATATCACCTAACTCCTTACGGATCTCTTCCATATCATTGCTCAATATCGCATCAGAGAGTTCGTAAGTTTCCTCAATGGTGAGGTGGCGCAGGCTTTCTATGGTTTGTTTCATATCCCAGGGGCAGTTGGCCCGAAGATCATTCATAATGGTAACCAAACGTTCGAAAGAACCGCCAGCGGTATCAGCAGTAACAGGTGGGGTAAGCGCCATAATTTTTTCTTGTAAAAATAGAGAATAAAGAGCAATGATAGAATGAGTGAAGGAGAGAATGATAGAATGCGGACCTTTAAATATAATAACCTCGTCTATGCCTTTATAGAATGTTAGCGTAAATTAAATGATGTGCTTTTGATTACTCACTCATTCTATCATTCACTCATTCAAAATTGCTCTTAGCATCTCCCTTTTCCCCGGTGCGCCTGGTGCTTTTTCAACTTTTAAGCCGAGTGCTTTGAGCATGCGTTTCAGGTTGCCGGTTATGGCATAGGTAACAAATACACCGCCGGGTTTTAAGAATTTGATGGTATGGCCAATGGCTTCCTCATTCCACATTTCGGGTTGGTGGATGGCGGCAAAGGCATCAAAATAAATTACATCGAATAACTGGTCGCTGGTGAAGGTTGTCAGTTGCCGGTTGTCGGTTGTCAGTTGTGTGTACGGGTTGATTTCGACCTGATGACCTATTGATGCCGGGTATCGCTTTAAGAAACTTTCCCAAAGTGATGAAGACACATATTCTTCATACCCGGTCTGGCTTATCATTTCTTCGGTAAGGGGATAGGCTTCGATGCCGGTGTAATTGAGCTTGATTTCTTTAGTTGTACAATAATCGGCAGTGATTAAAAAATTAAGGCCGGTACCCAGGCCAACTTCTAAAACGCTAACCTTATTAACATCTGTACCTGCCAGAAAATGCTGTAATCCTGCACTGAGAAATACATGACGGCTCTCCTGCAAAGCACCATGACGCGAATGATAGTGCTCGCCTACCTGTTCGTTATAAATGGTTTTGGAGCCGTCGGCTGTGGTTACGATGCTTAAGTTCATGTTTTAATGAGTGAATGATAGAGGGAGCGAATGAGTGAATATTCTTCTCCTGTTCGTCATTGCGAGCAATAGTGTGGCAATCTCGTCGCCAGTATTATTCGATCCGTATAGCTACGAGATTGCTTCGTCGTACCTCCTCGCAATGACAAATTTGGTTTTATCTTGTTTCCTGACTCTCGGTTCTTGTTTCTATCCCGCGTATTCTACAATCGAATCACTCAAATCATAAACCGGTACATTGGTAACCTGTGCGGCAATAATGCTACTGGCTGCTGCCGAACGGTAACCTGCAGCGCAATGCACTACAATTGGTTTATCTGTTGGGATCTTTAATAACTCCTCACGGATTTCGGGCAGTGGGATGGTTAACGCATTGTCGAAAATCTTATGTTCGTTAATCTCGTTCCAGTTGCGTACATCAACAATGGTGTATTTTTCGGGATTGATTTTAAAATCTTCCTCATTAAATACAGCCGAATGGTAAGTAGCATGA
Coding sequences within:
- a CDS encoding DUF6588 family protein, which encodes MKNKFLALTAFFLLAASITKAQNGFDELLKSGPADATKLVDAYGRPLFKGLGLGMNSGWTNTAQTNGLLHFDLRITATAVFVPQSDRTFDVTKIGLSNSVRPDNASNTIAPTFSGNTKTDGPLMNVYDNNGNKVTSFNLPSGQLSSVVPAPQLQLTVGLIQNTDVTVRAIPKVKVSDDIGSISMLGFGIKHNVMKDFFGSAGQIVPFDLALAFSYNKLNYNKSLNVQPENGAVPADAQQSNDFSGQAIDGHVNSFLFEAIFSKQILFFTPYIAAGYNTAKTDVSLIGNYPITSNTVPIVNQKFYTTYNNPVTINERSVNGMSAEIGFQLKLPIFRFYASYGVAASYSMVNAGIGFGI
- a CDS encoding RluA family pseudouridine synthase; its protein translation is MTEEIDSYEQDEQDLYEHFRIIVDKGQSLLRVDKFLMSRIENATRNRVQNAIEQGNVLVNQKEIKSSYRVKPNDIISVVLPHPPRDTEVYPENIPLNIVYEDDDLLVINKPAGMVVHPGYNNYTGTLVNGLVYHFQQLPQLPGNDGRPGLVHRIDKDTSGLLLISKNERSMTYLARQFYDHTITRKYIALVWGDLEADGTVTGYIGRSVNDRRVMSIYDDPEKGKWSVTHYKVLERFTYVTLIECQLETGRTHQIRAHMKHIGHSLFSDAMYGGDKILKGTMFGKYKQFVENCFELMPRQALHAQTLGFKHPSKKEYMHFESALPEDFESVLNKWRKYIGTPADQNA
- a CDS encoding aminotransferase class IV; this encodes MKPLFINFNGELIPADSKVLTVTNRSFRYGDGVFESMRLLKGQLQFPQLHADRLQAGMKALKMDGYSQMDDWFLKEKAADLAIRNKIKNGRIRLTVYRDAEGLYTPADNKASYCMELEPIEHDYYEMNNRGLIMDVFTELAKPLNYLSNYKTCNSLVYVMAGIYKSQNKLDDAFLLNQNGFLCEAISSNIFVWYNSHLYTPALSEGCVGGIMRQVVIDLALKLEIPVTEAQINPNILYEADEVFLTNATCGIQWVMGFGVKRYFNTLSKSLVDELNKL
- a CDS encoding DUF3050 domain-containing protein, giving the protein MMTPEQRIEQLKTAITPFREKLTNHPLYQQITSLDDLHVFMQHHVFAVWDFMSLLKSLQIGLTCVQLPWIPVGNANTRYLINEIVTGEESDVDQHGNRGSHFELYLKAMKQAGAASDAIDSLLFELSSGKFIDEALIIADIPVSARNFVQHTFEVINTNKPHLQAAVFTFGREDLIPGMFISLVKEINKQFPGKVDTFLYYLERHIEVDGDHHSHLAYQMTAELCGNDETKWAEAEVAVTEALQERINLWDSIYATVSKGEFV
- the fmt gene encoding methionyl-tRNA formyltransferase produces the protein MRIIFMGTPEFAVASLDALIQAGCEVVAVITAPDKPAGRGQKLNESAVKKYAVVNNIKVLQPEKLRDPDFLQELQALKADLQVVVAFRMLPEVVWSMPPKGTINLHASLLPQYRGAAPINWVVINGEKESGVTTFFLQQQIDTGNILFTEKVSIPEDFTAGDLHDKLMNKGAGLLVKTVKAVESDKYTEQPQEHLLEGAEPKHAPKIFKEDCKVDWNKPVEQVYNLIRGLSPYPTAFTELNGKILKIYTSTKEVATVDAIPGTYSTDNKTYLKFACTDGYIHVTDIQLEGKKRMGVEEFLRGVRL
- a CDS encoding DUF1343 domain-containing protein codes for the protein MNKIFSFIIALGLLSNASAAQHKKTTKYTSTHTTSSHKTSSHKSVSHKSVSHKSAKHKTTVHTNVSHTTYLPTHRVTHLHHYGLGGNPIPGADQTDQYLGYLQGKNIGMVVNQTSVIGKNLTPSPDSLLKLGVSIKKIFGPEHGFRGNNSDGATVNNDVDSKTGLPIISLYGKHNKPTAGDLKGIDLMIFDIQDVGARFYTYISTLHYVMEACAENNIELMILDRPNPNGYLVDGPVLDTAYRSFVGMHPVPIAHGMTIGEYAQMINGEGWLNNHVQCKLKIIKVANYNHKMGYELPVYPSPNLNSQQSIALYPSVCLFEGTVMSLGRGTDFPFTVVGHPGFKGTYKFTFTPVSMPGKSDNPPLKDRLCYGIDLQSYDTDLLRRSGKLNLNWLITLYKNYPDQTHYFNAYFTKLVGNETLRKQIESGLSEREIRQSWEPALSVFKQTREKYLLYQ
- a CDS encoding ABC transporter permease; amino-acid sequence: MSFSSFIAGRISFKSKRTFSKLIVRIAIIGIMLGLGVMILSVAIVKGFKQEIRERVRGFSGDIQVIKFDNNNSYENSPFSNDQQFISHAKKSFNIANVMPFASKPGIIKANDEIEGVVLKGVDKTYDWTFLKKALETGSVMDFSDSADATKQIMISRYTADRLKLKAGDDMVMYFVQEPLRKRKFTIKGIFNTGVDEVDKTYVIADLSLIRRLNNWKPDDVGGFEVRVKDFEYLQEASNHLNDILPAKLRSYTVSETYPTIFEWLQLLDVNAQVMLVLMLAVAVINMISALLIMILERTSMIGMLKALGATNWTIQRIFLYNASYLIGVGLVLGNLFGLGLGWFQSKTHFFKLDQASYYMKFVPVEISAQDVLLLNAGTLTICLLVLIIPSLLVTRISPVKAIRFK